Proteins found in one Hemibagrus wyckioides isolate EC202008001 linkage group LG23, SWU_Hwy_1.0, whole genome shotgun sequence genomic segment:
- the pabpn1 gene encoding polyadenylate-binding protein 2 isoform X2 produces the protein MAEFGNGLAEESLLDSDPGHPELEDPGVGDEEPGLDEGEAAIEDPELEAIKARVREMEEEAEKLKELQNEVEKQMNLSPPPAGPVIMSIEEKIEADGRSIYVGNVDYGATAEELEAHFHGCGSVNRVTILCDKFTGHPKGFAYIEFADKESVRTAMALDESLFRGRQIKVGAKRTNRPGISTTDRGFPRARFRSRGGSFSSRARYYSGYTPPRGRGRAFRGRGRSTSWYSPY, from the exons ATGGCGGAGTTCGGTAACGGACTGGCGGAGGAATCTCTGCTCGACTCAGACCCCGGTCACCCAGAGCTGGAGGATCCGGGTGTTGGTGACGAGGAACCCGGTTTAGATGAGGGAGAGGCCGCTATTGAAGACCCG GAGCTGGAGGCCATTAAAGCCCgggtgagagagatggaggaggaagCAGAGAAACTGAAGGAGCTCCAGAACGAAGTGGAGAAACAGATGAACCTTAGTCCTCCtcctg CTGGTCCTGTCATCATGTCCATTGAAGAGAAGATCGAAGCAGATGGAAGATCAATTTATGTTGGAAAT GTGGATTATGGAGCAACAGCAGAGGAGCTGGAAGCTCATTTTCATGGCTGTGGCTCTGTTAATAGAGTCACTATCCTGTGTGACAAATTTACAGGACACCCAAAAGG GTTTGCATATATTGAGTTTGCAGACAAGGAATCTGTTAGAACAGCAATGGCACTGGATGAGTCCTTATTCCGAGGAAGGCAGATAAAG GTCGGGGCAAAGAGAACGAATCGACCTGGTATCAGCACCACAGACCGTGGGTTTCCTCGGGCCCGGTTTCGTTCACGTGGAGGAAGTTTCTCGTCTCGGGCTCGGTATTACAGCGGATACACACCACCCAGAGGAAGAGGACGGGCCTTCAG